In a genomic window of bacterium:
- a CDS encoding class IV adenylate cyclase: MSHLNVEIKARCSDSERIRQILISKNADFHGKDHQIDMYFNVQRGRLKLREGDIENYLIYYERKDKEGPKESHVTLFPTTPRTSLKEILEKSLGVLVVVDKKREIYFIENVKFHIDEVAELGAFVEIEAIDKDGSIEKEKLQEQCQLYMQLFGISDTDLVSVSYSDLLLKK, encoded by the coding sequence ATGTCCCATCTCAACGTGGAAATAAAGGCAAGATGTTCCGATTCGGAAAGGATCAGACAGATACTCATTTCAAAGAATGCGGATTTTCATGGCAAGGACCATCAAATAGATATGTATTTCAATGTCCAGCGTGGACGGTTAAAACTACGTGAAGGGGACATAGAGAATTACCTCATTTACTATGAAAGAAAGGACAAGGAAGGCCCGAAAGAATCTCACGTAACGCTTTTTCCGACGACCCCAAGGACATCACTGAAAGAGATTTTGGAGAAAAGCCTTGGAGTACTTGTTGTGGTAGATAAAAAGAGGGAGATCTATTTTATAGAAAATGTGAAATTCCACATTGATGAAGTTGCAGAGCTTGGCGCTTTCGTAGAGATAGAAGCGATCGACAAGGATGGCTCTATCGAAAAAGAAAAACTACAGGAGCAATGCCAGCTTTATATGCAGTTATTCGGTATTAGCGACACTGACCTCGTTTCTGTCTCCTACAGCGACCTTCTTTTGAAGAAGTGA